The DNA window TGAGAGCGTGATCAACACGTTCTTCGGGACGAACCAGCTCAGCCAGTTCATGGATCAGACCAATCCGCTGGCGGAGATGACCCACAAGCGCCGCATGTCGGCGCTGGGGCCGGGCGGATTGACGCGGGAGCGCGCGGGCTTTGAGGTCCGAGACGTGCACTATACGCACTATGGCCGCCTCTGCCCGATCGAGACGCCGGAGGGGCCGAATATTGGGCTCATGCTCTCGCTCTGCGTTCACTCCACGATCAACGACTTCGGCTTCCTCGAAACGCCGTACCGCGTCGTAGAGGATGGACAGGTTACCGACGAAGTGGAGTACCTCACGGCCGACGAAGAGGACAAAGCCATCATCGCGCAGGCCAACGCGCCGATTGATGAGGACGGCAACTTTGTGCGTGACGAGGTCCGCTGCCGATATCAGGGAGATTTCCCGGGGGTGCCGCCCGAAGATGTCCAATACATGGACGTGGCGCCGAACCAGATTGTCTCTCCTTCGGCCAGTCTCGTGCCCTTCCTTTCGCACAACGACGCCAACCGTGCCCTCATGGGTTCCAACATGCAGCGGCAGGGCGTTCCGCTGCTGCGCGGAGACTCTCCGATCGTAGGAACGGGCCTTGAAGGCCGGGCCGCGAAGGACTCTCGGGCCTGCGTCGTGGCAGAAGGCGACGGCGAAATCGAGTATGTCGACGCCGAGAAAATTGTGGTTCGCTACGATGAGGAACAGGACGACATGGACCTCACCTTCGGCGAGCCGGTGCGCGAGTACGAGCTCACCAAATTCCGCCGGACCAACCAGGGCACGTGCATGAATCAGAAGCCCATCGTCCAGAAGGGCGACCGGGTGGAAGAAGGCGAGGTGCTTACGGACGGCTTTGCCACCGAGAAGGGCGAGCTGGCCCTCGGCAAAAACGTGCTCTGCGCGTTCATGCCGTGGCACGGATACAACTACGAGGACGCAATCGTGATTAGCGAGCGCCTCGTGGCCGACGACGTATACACCTCCGTCCACATCGAAGAGTTTGAGCATGAGGTGCGGGATACGAAGCGTGGGGAGGAGGAACTCACCCGCGAGATTCCGAACGTCAGCGAGGAAGCAACGAAGGACCTCGACGAGCGCGGTATCATCCGCGTGGGGGCCGAGGTGACGCCGGGAGACATCATTGTCGGAAAGATTACCCCGAAGGGCGAGACCGACCCGACGCCGGAAGAGAAGCTTCTCCGCGCCATCTTCGGCGACAAGGCGGGGGACGTGAAGGATGCCTCGTTGAAGGCGAAGCCGGGCATGGAGGGCGGTGTCGTGATCGACACGAAGCTCTTCAGTCGGCGTGAGCTGGACCCAGCTTCGAAGAAGATGGAGGAGAAGCGGCTCGAAAACATTGAGGATCAGCACGAGCGCAAGCTCGACGATCTCAATGAGCGCTTCTGGAATAAATTCTTCTCGATTGTCGGGGGCGAAACGTCGGAAGGCTTGGAGGACCGGGACGGAACGGTCATCCTCTCCGAAGGCGCCGAGTTTGAGCGAGAGGCGTTTGAAGACGTCGATCCGGCAGACATCAGCGTGCGGGCCACCTTCACCGACGATGAGGAGTTGAACGACAAGATTCGCACGCTCCTTCGCAACTACAAGTCGCGTCGCCGCGACATCGAGGGCAAAACGAAGCGCGAGAAGCATCAGGTCGAGATGGGCGACGAGTTGCCCGCCGGCATCGTGCAGATGGCGAAGGTCTATGTGGCCCGGAAGAAGAAAATTGAGGTGGGCGACAAGATGGCCGGGCGCCACGGCAACAAGGGCGTTATCGCCAAAATTGCACCGGTAGAGGACATGCCGTTCCTCGAAGACGGAACGCCGGTCGATCTCGTTCTGAACCCGCTGGGCGTACCGTCCCGAATGAACCTCGGGCAGATTTACGAGACGCTGCTCGGGTGGGCCGGCGACAAGCTCGGCATCAAGTACTCGACCCCGATCTTCGACGGCGCCTCGCTCGAAGACGTGGGCGATGAGCTGGAAGAGGCCGGTCTGCCGCGCGACGGCAAGGCGCAGTTGTACGATGGCCGTACCGGAGAGCCGTTCGACGAGAAGACGACGGTGGGCCAGATCTACATGATGAAGCTGGAGCACCTGGTCGAGGACAAGATGCACGCCCGCTCGATCGGGCCGTACAGCCTCATTACGCAGCAGCCGCTCGGCGGCAAGGCGCAGTTCGGTGGGCAGCGCCTCGGCGAGATGGAGGTGTGGGCGCTCTACGCCTACGGTGCCTCCAGCACGCTGCAGGAGATGCTCACCTACAAGTCCGACGACGTGCAGGGCCGGTCCGAGGCCTACGAGTCGATCGTGAAGGGGAAGAACCTCCCGTCGCCGGGAGTGCCCGAGAGCTTCAACGTCCTGGTGCGCGAGCTTCAGG is part of the Salinibacter sp. 10B genome and encodes:
- the rpoB gene encoding DNA-directed RNA polymerase subunit beta yields the protein MPTLLNGNISTSGHLEDAKPRKSFADIPSVWDYPDFLDVQIKTFHDFVQDDVPPEDRENVGLQEVFNEHFPIKDSRERYTLEFVSYELDAPKHTVQECMDQGLTYTVPLKATLRLTSKEEDGDEEAIEAIEQEVYLGTLPFMTDRGTFIVNGAERVIVSQLHRSPGVFFGKEIHSNGTELFSARVIPFRGSWMEFSTDVRDVLWSYVDRKKKVPVTTLLRALGYSSDEEIIRMFGFADPVDIESEEEFEEYLDRELATSVTIDKTIEIVDEDTGEVVDEEMEREVLLPAEHELEEGDWEVLDEHDITRVYLVREDTDDDELDKSTLVETLKKDPTHTEDEALNHLYQKLRGSEAPDIDSAQQALDRLFFNEKRYDLGDVGRHRINERLGINVEEDTQVLTKEDVVGIVRELVKLQNGESSADDIDHLSNRRVKSVGEQLGSQFSLGLARMARTIKERMNLRDADKFTPKDLVNARTIESVINTFFGTNQLSQFMDQTNPLAEMTHKRRMSALGPGGLTRERAGFEVRDVHYTHYGRLCPIETPEGPNIGLMLSLCVHSTINDFGFLETPYRVVEDGQVTDEVEYLTADEEDKAIIAQANAPIDEDGNFVRDEVRCRYQGDFPGVPPEDVQYMDVAPNQIVSPSASLVPFLSHNDANRALMGSNMQRQGVPLLRGDSPIVGTGLEGRAAKDSRACVVAEGDGEIEYVDAEKIVVRYDEEQDDMDLTFGEPVREYELTKFRRTNQGTCMNQKPIVQKGDRVEEGEVLTDGFATEKGELALGKNVLCAFMPWHGYNYEDAIVISERLVADDVYTSVHIEEFEHEVRDTKRGEEELTREIPNVSEEATKDLDERGIIRVGAEVTPGDIIVGKITPKGETDPTPEEKLLRAIFGDKAGDVKDASLKAKPGMEGGVVIDTKLFSRRELDPASKKMEEKRLENIEDQHERKLDDLNERFWNKFFSIVGGETSEGLEDRDGTVILSEGAEFEREAFEDVDPADISVRATFTDDEELNDKIRTLLRNYKSRRRDIEGKTKREKHQVEMGDELPAGIVQMAKVYVARKKKIEVGDKMAGRHGNKGVIAKIAPVEDMPFLEDGTPVDLVLNPLGVPSRMNLGQIYETLLGWAGDKLGIKYSTPIFDGASLEDVGDELEEAGLPRDGKAQLYDGRTGEPFDEKTTVGQIYMMKLEHLVEDKMHARSIGPYSLITQQPLGGKAQFGGQRLGEMEVWALYAYGASSTLQEMLTYKSDDVQGRSEAYESIVKGKNLPSPGVPESFNVLVRELQGLGLEVTLD